One genomic window of Devosia salina includes the following:
- a CDS encoding NAD(P)/FAD-dependent oxidoreductase: protein MPDFDVIILGAGAAGMMAGIEAGKRGRKVLVVDHARDPGEKIRISGGGRCNFTNINATHQLGRERFLSSNPRFALSALSRYTPDMFIARVKKQGIAFHEKTLGQLFCDGPATQVVSMLTNDLRAAGAAIWTGRQVGSIERIEDGFDVMIGDGRVTASSLVVATGGKSIPKMGATGLAYDIARQFGLKVTETRPALVPLTFEPGALEQLKPLAGVSTNAIVSHGKTRFEEALLFTHRGLSGPAILQISSYWREGDSILIDLLPGEDALELFRAARKATPKLHLQTVLGDKLPKRLAQLAGEMIDQPGMIGDMSDKKLIAAAERVQRWSLKPVGSEGYRTAEVTLGGIDTTGLDAKTMMARTVPGLYFVGEAVDVTGWLGGYNFQWAWASGWAAGQVA from the coding sequence ATGCCCGATTTCGACGTGATCATCCTGGGGGCTGGCGCCGCCGGCATGATGGCGGGCATCGAGGCCGGCAAGCGTGGCCGCAAGGTGCTGGTGGTCGACCATGCGCGCGATCCGGGCGAAAAGATCCGGATTTCCGGTGGCGGGCGCTGCAATTTCACCAATATCAATGCCACCCATCAGTTGGGTCGGGAACGCTTTCTCAGTAGCAATCCGCGTTTCGCGCTCTCTGCGCTGTCGCGCTACACGCCCGACATGTTCATCGCGCGGGTGAAGAAGCAAGGCATCGCCTTTCACGAAAAGACCCTCGGGCAATTGTTCTGCGACGGCCCGGCGACCCAGGTCGTTTCCATGCTGACCAATGATCTGCGCGCCGCCGGCGCTGCCATCTGGACCGGGCGGCAAGTGGGCAGCATCGAGCGCATCGAAGATGGCTTCGATGTCATGATCGGCGATGGACGGGTCACCGCGTCGAGCCTGGTGGTGGCCACTGGCGGCAAGTCCATCCCCAAGATGGGGGCCACCGGCCTTGCCTATGACATTGCCCGGCAGTTCGGCCTCAAGGTCACCGAGACCCGTCCTGCCCTCGTGCCGCTGACCTTCGAGCCCGGTGCACTCGAGCAGCTCAAGCCCCTGGCCGGGGTTTCCACCAATGCCATTGTCAGCCATGGCAAGACCCGCTTCGAGGAGGCGCTGCTCTTTACCCATCGCGGTCTTTCCGGTCCGGCCATCCTGCAGATTTCCTCTTATTGGCGCGAGGGTGACAGCATCCTCATCGACCTGCTGCCGGGAGAGGATGCGCTGGAACTGTTTCGCGCCGCCCGCAAGGCGACCCCGAAGCTGCACCTGCAGACGGTGCTGGGCGACAAGCTGCCCAAGCGGCTGGCGCAACTGGCTGGCGAGATGATCGACCAGCCCGGCATGATCGGCGACATGTCCGACAAGAAGTTGATTGCCGCGGCCGAAAGGGTGCAGCGCTGGAGCCTGAAACCGGTCGGCTCGGAGGGCTATCGCACCGCCGAGGTCACACTGGGTGGCATCGACACCACCGGGCTCGACGCCAAGACCATGATGGCTCGCACTGTGCCCGGCCTTTATTTCGTCGGCGAGGCGGTCGATGTCACCGGCTGGCTGGGCGGCTACAATTTCCAGTGGGCCTGGGCTTCGGGCTGGGCCGCCGGACAGGTAGCCTAG
- a CDS encoding acyloxyacyl hydrolase: MLRISLLALALSAACSGPAQAQSLLSPEPFSDIVDEIRVGLHAHRVHHAALPFLVNEWQLNGVEDISFDVLFTSPDVDVFRWIGSPRPEVGTTISLAGRDSLVHANLTWQLPVFDTPIYLEAGLGAAIHDGALTGAAPGRQNFGCRVNFYERWGVGMHVSDNATATLTYEHTSNNDWCAANDGLSNFGLRLGWKF, from the coding sequence ATGCTGCGCATTTCCCTGTTGGCCCTGGCCCTGTCGGCCGCCTGTAGCGGGCCCGCGCAGGCGCAGAGCCTGCTGTCGCCCGAGCCTTTTTCGGACATTGTCGACGAAATCCGCGTTGGCCTGCATGCCCATAGGGTTCACCACGCGGCGCTGCCCTTTCTGGTCAATGAGTGGCAGCTGAACGGGGTCGAGGATATCAGCTTTGATGTGCTCTTCACCTCACCCGATGTCGACGTCTTCCGCTGGATCGGCTCGCCCCGGCCCGAGGTCGGCACGACCATCAGCCTGGCGGGGCGGGACAGCCTGGTGCATGCCAATCTGACCTGGCAATTGCCGGTTTTCGATACGCCGATCTATCTTGAGGCCGGCCTGGGTGCCGCCATCCATGACGGGGCGCTGACCGGGGCCGCGCCGGGCCGGCAGAATTTCGGCTGCCGGGTCAATTTCTACGAACGCTGGGGCGTGGGCATGCATGTGAGCGACAACGCCACGGCAACCTTGACCTATGAGCACACCTCCAACAATGACTGGTGTGCGGCCAATGATGGCCTTTCCAATTTCGGCCTCAGGCTGGGCTGGAAGTTTTAG
- a CDS encoding LLM class flavin-dependent oxidoreductase, whose amino-acid sequence MPAPFALSLQDLAPIAEGTSTAQAMAETVILAQTADALGYTRLWYAEHHGMPSIASSVPEILIGSAAAATRNIRVGSGGVMLLNHAPLRIAEAYRTLEALHPGRIDLGLGRAPGGDGYAMRALRSGGGEEFSTYLAELMAFDEEGFPPDHPFSRVPVSPGGISLPPKWLLGSSGASAQAAGQLGFGYAFAAHFSHTPAAPAFAAYRQAFQPTEDFPEPRTILCLSAICAPTEDEAKFLATSQAVSWALFVTGEQRHLMPPEDAAARVLSPQQQQVIEHQSSLWLVGDPQQLAEIIAEKARAAGADEVMITTTVHSYALRRRSFALLAEALGVAPRPGA is encoded by the coding sequence ATGCCCGCACCCTTTGCCCTGTCGCTTCAGGATCTTGCCCCCATAGCCGAAGGCACCAGCACGGCCCAGGCCATGGCCGAAACCGTCATCCTCGCGCAGACGGCCGATGCTCTGGGCTATACGCGCCTCTGGTATGCCGAGCATCACGGCATGCCGTCGATTGCCTCCTCGGTCCCGGAAATCCTGATCGGCAGCGCCGCGGCCGCCACGCGCAACATCCGCGTCGGCTCGGGTGGCGTCATGCTGCTCAACCATGCGCCGCTGCGCATCGCCGAGGCCTATCGCACGCTCGAGGCGCTCCATCCGGGCCGCATCGATCTGGGCCTTGGCCGCGCGCCGGGCGGCGATGGCTATGCCATGCGCGCCCTCAGAAGCGGCGGCGGCGAGGAATTTTCCACCTATCTGGCCGAACTGATGGCATTCGACGAAGAGGGCTTTCCGCCCGATCATCCATTTTCCCGGGTGCCGGTCTCGCCCGGCGGCATCTCCCTGCCGCCCAAATGGCTGCTCGGCTCTTCGGGGGCGAGCGCCCAGGCGGCCGGCCAGCTCGGGTTCGGCTATGCCTTTGCCGCCCATTTCAGCCACACCCCGGCCGCGCCCGCCTTTGCGGCCTATCGGCAGGCCTTCCAGCCGACAGAGGACTTCCCCGAGCCGCGAACCATTCTCTGTCTTTCGGCCATCTGCGCCCCCACCGAGGACGAGGCGAAATTCCTGGCCACCTCGCAGGCGGTGAGCTGGGCCCTGTTCGTGACCGGCGAGCAGCGCCACCTGATGCCGCCCGAGGACGCAGCCGCCCGCGTTCTTTCGCCGCAGCAGCAACAGGTCATCGAACACCAGTCGAGCCTGTGGCTGGTCGGCGACCCGCAGCAACTGGCCGAAATCATTGCCGAAAAGGCCCGGGCCGCCGGGGCCGACGAGGTCATGATCACCACCACCGTGCATTCCTATGCGCTGCGCCGGCGCTCCTTCGCGCTCCTCGCCGAAGCCCTGGGAGTCGCTCCCCGCCCGGGCGCCTGA
- a CDS encoding sensor domain-containing diguanylate cyclase: MSAAAFVLAINLFVAGIFATAFGVVAAYQRSALGARWLAFAYSFGVLNVVFEFILPFQQDHRLLSFGIFAVFLLALAGCVVGLAHHYRLNPPWLLLAVAVLASLLLNLSILDMPRASFVRNLLYQAPYAVIQAIGVGVILANPRKRALDLALLVIYFISALHFLAKPVLAMLIGSGAAPQAYMGSTYAAVSQTVGAVLLIANGLMMLLIIIRDVMADMTARSETDTLSTLLNRRGFEDRGDKALTLAARSGVPAVMIVADLDHFKQINDTFGHAAGDEVIAAFAAVLRDCAPPHAVLGRLGGEEFAAFLPGANLATGRLYAETVRNAFRAGPRGHMGVDRTVSASFGVAQFVPSDHLSDLLRRADAALYQAKTDGRDCVRTVLSEPARPLAAARVNGTISS; the protein is encoded by the coding sequence ATGAGCGCTGCAGCCTTCGTGCTCGCCATCAACCTCTTTGTCGCGGGCATCTTTGCCACCGCCTTCGGCGTCGTGGCCGCCTACCAGCGCTCGGCGCTGGGCGCGCGCTGGTTGGCCTTTGCCTATAGCTTCGGCGTGCTCAATGTGGTGTTCGAGTTCATCCTGCCCTTCCAGCAGGACCACCGGCTGTTGAGCTTCGGCATCTTCGCCGTCTTTCTGCTGGCGCTGGCCGGCTGCGTGGTGGGTCTCGCCCATCACTATCGGCTCAACCCGCCCTGGCTGCTCCTGGCTGTGGCGGTGCTGGCCTCGCTCCTGCTTAACCTATCCATTCTCGACATGCCGCGGGCCAGTTTTGTCCGCAATCTGCTCTATCAGGCGCCCTATGCCGTGATTCAGGCCATTGGCGTCGGGGTGATCCTCGCCAATCCGCGCAAGCGCGCGCTCGACCTGGCCCTTCTGGTCATCTACTTCATTTCGGCCCTGCATTTCCTCGCCAAGCCGGTGCTGGCCATGCTGATCGGCTCGGGCGCTGCGCCGCAGGCCTATATGGGCTCCACCTATGCCGCCGTCTCCCAGACCGTGGGCGCCGTGCTGCTGATCGCCAATGGCCTGATGATGCTGCTCATCATCATCCGCGACGTCATGGCAGACATGACGGCGCGATCGGAAACCGACACGCTGTCCACGCTGCTCAACCGGCGGGGGTTCGAGGACCGGGGTGACAAGGCCCTGACCCTGGCGGCGCGCTCCGGGGTCCCTGCGGTGATGATCGTGGCCGATCTCGACCATTTCAAGCAGATCAACGACACCTTTGGCCACGCCGCAGGAGACGAGGTCATCGCCGCATTCGCGGCCGTGCTCCGCGACTGCGCGCCACCTCACGCGGTGCTGGGTCGGCTGGGGGGCGAGGAATTCGCGGCCTTCCTGCCCGGCGCCAATCTGGCCACCGGCAGGCTCTATGCCGAAACTGTCCGCAATGCATTCCGGGCCGGGCCGCGCGGCCATATGGGCGTCGACCGCACGGTCAGCGCCTCTTTCGGCGTGGCCCAGTTCGTCCCGTCCGATCACCTGTCCGACCTGCTGCGCCGGGCCGATGCCGCCCTCTACCAGGCCAAGACCGATGGTCGCGACTGCGTGCGCACAGTCCTCAGCGAACCGGCGCGGCCACTCGCGGCCGCGCGCGTAAACGGCACAATCAGTTCATGA
- a CDS encoding Gfo/Idh/MocA family protein, giving the protein MTSQKIRWGILSTANIGMQKVTPAIQASPSSEVVAIASRDAAKARAAADQLGIARAYGSYEELFADPEIDAIYNPLPNHLHVPMTLAAARAGKHVLCEKPIALSAAEAEQLRDIPKGIVFMEAFMVRFHPQWQRMREIIRSGELGEVRAINAVFTYHNVDPANVRNQADIGGGGIMDIGCYPITAGRYFFEGEPERVVSLVERDPGFGTDRLASVMADFGKGRQLSFTCSTQAAPHQRVQIFGTRAKAEIVIPFNAPPNAPTAITVDHSGTVDGTLARREILPACDQYTEQAEAFAQAVLGNAPLPYGIEDAIATMRVIDAIFESEKTGAWARVAR; this is encoded by the coding sequence ATGACATCGCAAAAGATCCGCTGGGGCATTCTGTCCACCGCCAATATCGGCATGCAGAAAGTGACGCCCGCCATCCAGGCCTCGCCCAGTTCCGAGGTGGTCGCCATCGCCTCGCGCGACGCCGCAAAAGCCCGCGCCGCCGCCGATCAGCTCGGCATTGCCAGGGCCTATGGCTCCTATGAGGAGCTTTTCGCCGATCCCGAGATCGACGCCATCTACAATCCCTTGCCCAACCATCTGCACGTGCCCATGACGCTGGCGGCGGCGCGGGCCGGCAAGCATGTGCTGTGCGAAAAGCCCATCGCGCTTTCGGCCGCCGAGGCCGAGCAATTGCGCGACATTCCGAAGGGCATCGTCTTCATGGAAGCCTTCATGGTGCGCTTCCACCCGCAATGGCAGCGGATGCGCGAAATCATCCGTTCGGGCGAACTGGGCGAGGTCCGCGCCATCAATGCGGTCTTCACCTATCACAATGTCGACCCCGCCAATGTGCGCAATCAGGCCGATATCGGCGGTGGCGGCATCATGGATATCGGCTGCTACCCGATCACGGCCGGTCGCTATTTCTTCGAGGGCGAACCCGAGCGCGTCGTCTCGCTGGTCGAGCGCGACCCCGGTTTCGGTACCGATCGCCTCGCCAGCGTCATGGCCGATTTTGGCAAGGGCCGGCAATTGAGCTTCACCTGTTCCACCCAGGCGGCGCCGCACCAGCGGGTGCAAATCTTCGGCACCCGCGCCAAGGCGGAGATTGTCATCCCGTTCAATGCCCCGCCCAACGCCCCCACCGCCATCACTGTCGATCACAGCGGCACTGTCGATGGCACGCTGGCCCGGCGCGAAATCCTGCCGGCCTGTGATCAATATACCGAGCAGGCCGAGGCCTTTGCCCAGGCGGTGCTGGGCAATGCGCCCCTGCCCTATGGCATCGAGGACGCCATTGCGACCATGCGGGTGATCGACGCAATCTTCGAAAGCGAGAAGACCGGCGCCTGGGCCAGGGTGGCGCGCTAA
- a CDS encoding TetR/AcrR family transcriptional regulator: MQDARQAEKRERILSAARELFLRHGLRATSMEAIARAAGMAKPTLYAQFADKDAVFLAILEVLIADKLASFDLAMAGPGPLPERIGVALAAEFGVIATAIAGSAHVDELFSAHRQGAGLFAESDRKVRNRLEAELTSAGAAEPVRLARLLLDAAFGVAQKSIAAETLEDDLKLLALRLVAPALPAPKP, from the coding sequence ATGCAGGACGCAAGGCAGGCAGAAAAGCGCGAGCGCATCCTTTCGGCAGCGCGGGAGCTGTTCCTGCGCCATGGCCTGCGCGCCACCAGTATGGAGGCGATCGCCCGCGCCGCCGGCATGGCCAAGCCCACGCTCTACGCCCAGTTCGCCGACAAGGATGCGGTGTTCCTGGCCATTCTCGAGGTGCTGATCGCCGACAAGCTGGCCAGTTTCGATCTGGCGATGGCCGGTCCGGGGCCGCTGCCCGAGCGGATCGGGGTGGCGCTGGCCGCTGAATTCGGCGTCATTGCCACCGCCATTGCCGGCTCTGCGCATGTGGACGAATTGTTCTCGGCGCACCGGCAGGGCGCCGGCCTGTTTGCCGAATCGGATCGCAAGGTGCGCAACCGGCTTGAAGCCGAGCTGACGTCGGCTGGCGCCGCCGAACCCGTGCGTCTTGCCCGGCTGCTGCTCGATGCCGCCTTCGGGGTGGCGCAGAAATCCATCGCCGCCGAGACGCTCGAAGACGATCTGAAGCTCCTGGCGCTGCGGCTGGTGGCGCCGGCATTGCCGGCCCCAAAGCCTTAG
- a CDS encoding SDR family oxidoreductase gives MSQSTQNHADRVLLTGISGFLGGHVALALLKAGYTVRGSVRKLAKADKVRASLKAAGADISRLEFVELDLLSDAGWDEAMAGVRYLQHTASPFVIDLPEDKNELIRPAVEGTERALKAALRAGVERIVLTSSMAAIAYGHDKARTRPFTAADWTDLEGRGVNAYIESKTLAERRAWEIMRAAGRERDLTTINPSAILGPLLDEDPSTSALMVKRLLDGSVPALPRIPFVIVDVRDIAEAHVKAMTEDSAGGRRFPMGERPMLMGEVADIVRKAAPGRKVPRLNMPDWAVRLYGLFDRDVRGIVNELGVLKALDSSAAIALLGRPLVPASQSVAATTASLIERRLV, from the coding sequence ATGTCCCAATCGACCCAGAACCATGCTGACCGCGTCCTGCTCACCGGCATATCCGGCTTTCTGGGCGGCCATGTTGCCCTGGCCCTGCTCAAGGCTGGCTACACCGTGCGGGGCAGTGTGCGCAAGCTGGCCAAAGCCGACAAGGTGCGCGCCAGTCTCAAGGCGGCGGGCGCCGACATCTCCCGGCTCGAATTCGTCGAACTGGACCTGCTCTCCGATGCCGGCTGGGACGAGGCCATGGCGGGGGTCCGCTATCTGCAGCACACCGCCTCGCCCTTCGTCATCGACCTGCCCGAGGACAAGAACGAATTGATCCGCCCGGCCGTCGAAGGCACCGAACGGGCGCTCAAGGCGGCCCTCAGGGCCGGGGTCGAGCGGATCGTGCTGACCTCTTCGATGGCCGCCATCGCCTATGGCCATGACAAGGCACGCACGCGCCCCTTCACTGCCGCCGACTGGACCGATCTCGAGGGCCGCGGCGTCAACGCCTATATCGAATCCAAGACCCTGGCCGAACGGCGCGCCTGGGAGATCATGCGGGCCGCCGGGCGCGAGCGCGATCTCACCACCATCAATCCCAGCGCCATTCTGGGGCCCCTGCTTGACGAGGATCCCAGCACCTCCGCGCTCATGGTCAAGCGCCTGCTCGATGGTTCGGTGCCGGCGCTGCCGCGCATTCCCTTCGTCATTGTCGATGTGCGCGACATCGCCGAGGCTCATGTGAAGGCCATGACCGAGGACAGTGCCGGCGGCCGGCGCTTCCCCATGGGCGAGCGCCCCATGCTGATGGGCGAGGTCGCCGATATCGTGCGCAAGGCAGCCCCCGGCCGCAAGGTGCCGCGCCTCAACATGCCCGATTGGGCGGTGCGGCTCTATGGCCTGTTCGACCGCGACGTGCGCGGCATTGTCAACGAATTGGGGGTGCTCAAGGCGCTGGATTCGAGCGCCGCCATTGCCCTGCTGGGTCGCCCCCTGGTCCCCGCCAGCCAGTCCGTCGCCGCCACCACGGCCAGCCTGATCGAGCGCCGCCTGGTCTGA
- a CDS encoding FadR/GntR family transcriptional regulator translates to MDRSGGRARHSGDLIAALSGRSPARNLHSDVLWALGLAIVSGTYAEGAILPSDSELLERFGVSRTVLREALKTLAAKGLIEARARIGTRVLPRNRWNLFDADVLAWFFELGPEVSFLRSLAEVRIGIEIEAAALAAERCGPEEAAGLIAWVDKMAGSETPADFARYDLEFHKAVAEASGNPFMASISALVEMALTAAFTISSPVNDPEALGVTVGVHRRIAEAIRDGDPAEARLAMRDAIAQGFDRAAGRMEKGE, encoded by the coding sequence ATGGACAGGTCCGGTGGACGCGCGCGGCATTCAGGCGATCTCATTGCCGCGCTCTCCGGGCGTAGTCCGGCCCGCAATCTGCATTCCGACGTGCTCTGGGCGCTGGGCCTGGCCATCGTGTCCGGCACCTATGCCGAAGGCGCGATCCTGCCCTCGGACAGCGAGCTGCTGGAGCGCTTCGGGGTGTCCCGCACAGTCTTGCGCGAGGCGCTCAAGACCCTGGCGGCCAAGGGGCTGATCGAGGCGCGGGCGCGCATCGGCACACGCGTGCTGCCGCGCAATCGCTGGAACCTGTTCGATGCAGACGTCCTGGCCTGGTTCTTCGAGCTGGGACCGGAAGTGTCGTTCCTCAGGAGCTTGGCCGAGGTGCGCATCGGCATCGAGATCGAGGCGGCGGCGCTGGCGGCGGAGCGGTGCGGTCCGGAGGAAGCGGCCGGATTGATCGCCTGGGTGGACAAGATGGCCGGATCCGAAACGCCGGCCGATTTCGCGCGCTATGACCTCGAATTCCACAAGGCCGTGGCGGAGGCCTCGGGCAATCCCTTCATGGCCTCGATCAGCGCGCTGGTGGAAATGGCGCTGACGGCGGCCTTTACCATTTCCTCGCCGGTCAACGATCCCGAGGCGCTCGGCGTCACCGTGGGCGTGCACCGCCGCATCGCCGAGGCCATTCGCGATGGCGATCCCGCCGAAGCGCGGCTGGCCATGCGCGACGCCATCGCGCAGGGTTTTGACCGCGCGGCGGGGCGCATGGAAAAGGGCGAATAG
- a CDS encoding M20/M25/M40 family metallo-hydrolase, translating to MTSPATIDAVLAKVDAGLDQSLERLFHLLRIKSISTDPAFAAECRKAADWIASELNALGFDASARPTPGHPVVVAHGPEQAGPHVLFYAHYDVQPVDPLNLWDTDPFEPQIREKDGRKIIVARGASDDKGQMLTFIEACRAWKEATGSLPIRVSLMLEGEEESGGKNLPPFMRDNAEELKADIALVCDTDMWDRQTPSITTMLRGLVADEVEITAANKDLHSGMFGNAARNPNQVLAEIIASLRAPDGSVTLPGFYDDVAEISPELKAQWAGLGFDEKAFLGEAGLSVPAGEQGRSVLEMLWARPTCEINGMIGGYTGDGFKTVIPAKASAKISFRLVSGMQPDKIRAAFRAHVEKMVPPDCSVKFTPHGGSPAITVPADGDYLRLALKGLSEEWKKPAVVTGSGGSIPVAGEFKSILGLDTLLIGFAHVDDQIHSPNEKYDLESFHRGIRSWVRVLGSLAQG from the coding sequence ATGACCAGCCCTGCAACCATCGACGCCGTCCTCGCCAAGGTCGATGCGGGGCTCGACCAAAGCCTGGAGCGCCTGTTCCATCTTCTGCGGATCAAGTCCATCTCCACCGACCCCGCCTTTGCCGCCGAATGCCGCAAGGCCGCCGACTGGATCGCCAGCGAACTCAACGCCCTCGGCTTTGACGCCTCCGCCCGCCCGACGCCCGGCCATCCGGTGGTGGTGGCTCATGGCCCCGAACAGGCCGGGCCGCATGTGCTCTTTTATGCCCATTATGACGTGCAGCCGGTCGATCCGCTCAACCTGTGGGATACCGATCCGTTCGAGCCGCAGATTCGCGAAAAGGACGGCCGCAAGATCATCGTGGCGCGCGGCGCCTCGGACGACAAGGGCCAGATGCTGACCTTCATCGAGGCCTGCCGCGCCTGGAAGGAAGCGACCGGGTCGCTGCCCATCCGCGTCTCGCTGATGCTTGAGGGCGAAGAGGAAAGCGGCGGCAAGAACCTGCCGCCCTTCATGCGGGACAATGCCGAGGAACTGAAGGCCGACATCGCGCTGGTCTGCGACACCGACATGTGGGACCGCCAGACCCCCTCGATCACCACCATGCTGCGCGGCCTCGTGGCCGACGAGGTGGAAATCACTGCCGCCAACAAGGATCTGCATTCGGGCATGTTCGGCAATGCCGCGCGCAACCCCAACCAGGTGCTGGCCGAGATCATCGCCAGCCTGCGTGCGCCCGATGGCTCGGTGACCCTGCCCGGCTTTTATGACGACGTGGCCGAAATCTCGCCCGAGCTCAAGGCGCAATGGGCCGGGCTCGGCTTTGACGAAAAGGCCTTTCTGGGTGAGGCCGGTCTTTCCGTGCCCGCCGGCGAGCAGGGACGCTCGGTGCTCGAAATGCTCTGGGCGCGTCCCACCTGCGAAATCAACGGCATGATCGGCGGCTATACCGGCGACGGCTTCAAGACCGTCATTCCGGCCAAGGCATCGGCAAAGATTTCCTTCCGCCTGGTTTCGGGCATGCAGCCCGACAAGATCCGCGCCGCCTTCCGCGCCCATGTCGAAAAGATGGTCCCGCCTGATTGCAGCGTGAAATTCACCCCCCATGGCGGCTCCCCGGCCATCACCGTGCCGGCCGATGGCGACTATCTGCGCCTGGCGCTCAAGGGCCTGTCGGAGGAATGGAAAAAGCCGGCCGTGGTGACCGGTTCGGGCGGCTCCATCCCGGTCGCAGGTGAGTTCAAGTCGATCCTCGGGCTCGACACCCTGCTGATCGGCTTTGCCCATGTGGACGACCAGATCCACTCGCCCAACGAGAAATACGACCTCGAAAGCTTCCACCGCGGCATCCGCTCCTGGGTGCGGGTTTTGGGTTCACTGGCGCAGGGTTAG
- a CDS encoding DUF1304 domain-containing protein, translating into MVAMILVGLVALIHLYIVLLEMLWWDTPRGHKAFGLKPDFARQTKVLAINQGAYNGILAAGLIWGLVHPDPAFAWQIELFFLACVAVAGIVGAVTSSRKILFIQTVPAVIAILAVVLA; encoded by the coding sequence CTGGTTGCAATGATCCTTGTGGGGCTGGTGGCCCTTATCCATCTCTATATCGTGTTGCTCGAAATGCTCTGGTGGGACACCCCACGCGGCCACAAGGCTTTCGGGCTCAAGCCCGACTTCGCGCGGCAGACCAAGGTGCTGGCGATCAATCAGGGCGCCTATAACGGCATCCTCGCGGCTGGTCTCATCTGGGGCCTGGTGCATCCGGACCCGGCCTTTGCCTGGCAGATCGAACTGTTCTTCCTCGCCTGTGTGGCCGTGGCGGGAATCGTGGGTGCGGTGACGTCCAGCCGGAAAATTCTCTTCATCCAGACCGTGCCGGCGGTGATCGCGATTTTGGCGGTGGTGTTGGCTTAG
- the deoD gene encoding purine-nucleoside phosphorylase, producing the protein MTTPHNHAKPGDYAEAVLLPGDPLRAKWIAETFFEAPRLVNSVRNCLGYTGSWKGKPVSVQASGMGQPSLSIYVHELINVYGAKSLIRVGTCGGLNAKVKVRDVILAQGASTDSSIVRDRFGPYNFAPIADFGLLRSAADKADAKGLRYHAGNMLSSDIFYHADGFAGYNKLPDHGVIGVEMEAAALYTLAARFGVRALTICTMTDCLITHEEIDAEARQTSLKDMVELALDVAVDA; encoded by the coding sequence ATGACCACGCCGCACAACCATGCCAAGCCGGGGGATTATGCCGAAGCGGTGCTGCTGCCGGGTGATCCCTTGCGCGCCAAATGGATTGCCGAGACGTTTTTCGAGGCACCGCGCCTCGTCAATTCGGTGCGCAATTGTCTTGGCTATACCGGCAGCTGGAAGGGCAAGCCGGTCTCGGTGCAGGCCTCGGGCATGGGCCAGCCCTCGCTCTCGATCTATGTGCATGAGCTGATCAATGTCTATGGCGCCAAGTCACTGATCCGGGTGGGCACATGCGGGGGGCTCAACGCCAAGGTGAAGGTGCGCGACGTGATCCTGGCGCAGGGGGCCTCGACCGACAGTTCGATCGTCCGGGACCGGTTCGGCCCCTATAATTTCGCGCCCATCGCCGATTTCGGCCTGTTGCGCTCGGCCGCCGACAAGGCCGATGCCAAGGGGCTGCGCTATCATGCGGGCAACATGCTCTCCTCGGACATCTTCTATCACGCCGACGGCTTTGCCGGTTACAACAAGCTGCCCGATCACGGCGTCATTGGCGTCGAGATGGAGGCGGCGGCGCTCTATACGCTGGCGGCGCGCTTCGGCGTCAGGGCCTTGACCATCTGCACCATGACAGACTGCCTCATCACCCATGAGGAGATCGATGCCGAAGCCCGGCAGACCTCGCTCAAGGACATGGTGGAACTGGCGCTGGACGTGGCGGTGGACGCCTGA